The Shewanella japonica genome has a window encoding:
- the rluA gene encoding bifunctional tRNA pseudouridine(32) synthase/23S rRNA pseudouridine(746) synthase RluA produces the protein MADFIYLPPTDPWLDIIHEDKDIIVLNKPSGLLSIPGREAQYHDSIYSRVLEKHPNAQIVHRLDMATSGVIVVALRRNAERELKRQFRDRETAKTYYARVAGHVNPAIKQVDYPLICDWPNRPKQKVDHKLGKPSLTYVEVISYAKQSTLVKLTPITGRSHQLRIHMMAIGHVILGDGFYADPLAKRLSTRLLLHAAELSFNHPYHQQALTFKAEVPFIEPINDQ, from the coding sequence ATGGCAGATTTCATTTACCTTCCTCCAACCGATCCTTGGCTTGATATCATTCACGAAGATAAAGACATTATCGTACTGAATAAGCCTTCAGGATTGTTATCTATTCCTGGAAGAGAAGCTCAATACCATGACAGCATATATAGCCGTGTGCTTGAGAAGCACCCCAATGCACAAATTGTACATCGCTTAGATATGGCCACATCTGGGGTTATTGTCGTTGCACTGCGCCGTAATGCAGAGCGTGAGTTAAAACGTCAGTTTCGAGATAGAGAAACGGCCAAAACCTATTACGCAAGAGTTGCGGGCCATGTGAATCCTGCGATTAAGCAAGTGGATTACCCGCTGATTTGCGACTGGCCAAATCGCCCGAAACAAAAAGTGGACCATAAGTTAGGTAAGCCCTCATTAACCTATGTAGAAGTCATCAGTTACGCCAAACAATCTACCTTAGTTAAACTCACGCCCATTACAGGTCGCTCTCATCAACTAAGAATTCATATGATGGCAATAGGCCATGTCATTTTAGGTGATGGTTTTTACGCTGATCCACTCGCCAAAAGATTATCAACACGATTACTACTGCATGCTGCAGAACTTTCGTTTAATCATCCGTATCATCAGCAAGCATTAACCTTTAAAGCCGAAGTGCCATTTATAGAACCTATTAATGATCAATAA